The nucleotide sequence TAAAGGGTGTGAGCTTTTACGGACTGGCGCACGGAACTGCAACAGGAGGCGTTCCCTCTGCGAGAATTGCTGAATATAAAGTTTGCGGTTCTAACGAGTGTGCTACAGACAAGATATTGGCTGCTTTTGATGATGCAATTGCTGATGGAGTTGACATCATCACAATTTCAATTGGAGACTCAATTGTAGTCCCTTTCGATCAGGATCCTATAGCAATCGGTGCTTTTCATGCACTGGAGAAAGGGATACTAACCTCTCAGTCTGCAGGGAACGACGGCCCTTATATGGGTACTGTATCAAGTGTAGCACCATGGATTCTTACAGTTGCAGCAAGTAGCATAGACCGTCACATCATTGACAAGGTTGTTCTTGGAAACGGAAGGACACTTGTCGGGAATTCTGTGAACGCttttgatttaaatggaacAAGTTTTCCCTTGATAGAAGGCAAAGACGCGTCGAGTGAATGCGGCGATTGTGATGAAGGTTGCCTAGACCCTAACTTAGTTAAGGGAAAGATTGTGGTACGTCGTTGGCCTATAGGCATTATCGAGGCTCGTCGAGTTGGAGCAATAGGTGCAGTAACTGACAGTACCATACCCGATGTTTCTCCCATTGTCCCACTACCTGCAGCATGTTTTAGAAGCAAGGATTTTGACGTTGTCAAGTCCTACGTCAACTCCACAGGCAAACCTCGAGCGAAACTACTAAAAAGTGAAGTCATAAAAGATCTTGCCGCACCTGCTGTCGCTTCCTTCTCTTCACGGGGGCCCAATCGTATTTTATTTGAGATTATCAAGCCGGACATAACTGCCCCGGGGGTTGATATTTTGGCTGCATATTCACCTGTTGCTCCTGTCACAGAGAGCTTTGAAGACCGGAGGCACGTGAAATACAGTTTCCTATCTGGAACTTCCATGGCTTGCCCGCATGCTGCTGGTGTCGCTGCGTATATCAAAACATTCCACCCCAACTGGTCTCCAGCTGCCATCAAATCATCTATCATGACTACGGCTGGGCCTGCGAATGGCACTGACGATTCCTACACGCCCGGTGTATTTTCGTATGGTTCTGGGCAGATCAATCCTCTAAAAGCTTTAAATCCGGGCCTTGTGTATGAAACTTCTAAGGATGATTACATTAAGTTGCTCTGCTCGATCTTGGACGAGTCCAAAGTTCGACTTATTTCTGGAGACAAACGCCCTTGCCCTGCAAAGAATGACAAAATATCGGCCAAGGATCTCAACTACCCTTCAATGGCTGTTAACATTCTTGCAGAGACTTCGTTTTCGATTCAGTTTCAAAGAACAGTTAAAAATGTTGGCCATGCAAACTCCATTTACAAGGCAAAGACCATCTCAAAGCCAGGAATTAACATAAAGGTGGTGCCTCAAGTTCTTTCCTTCAAGTCTTTGAATGAGAAAAAGACCTTCAATCTGACAGTTTTCGGAAGAAGTATACCATTACTTACGCGTGTATCTGCGTCGTTGGTGTGGACGGATGGTACTCACAGCGTTCGAAGTCCAATTCTTGTAAGCGCCACCAACTATAGCTCTTGATCACGAGTTCATCAATGGGGCTTCATACTCTACTGAAAATAATGGGGCTTCATATTCTACTAAATTTTCAGCATCACATTTTCCCTTACATGCAAGTATCTCACcacattttattaatttatgcgAAGCATTTCTTATTTGTGGAGCTTCTTGTTTTAATGCAAAGATCTCACGACAAGATCAAGTCCAGCCCCATTATCCACAACATCAACCTAATACAACTTCTTCCTAATATAGAACTAATAAAAACTGAATCGAGGGTCGCACTACAGAATGAGGCCTCAGGCATATATCAAAATTGATATGTAGGGCAAACAGATTGCTCTTGCTGCAAAAACTATAGCACTAGAGCAAACATGGAGCCCCCAGCACTTTTTAACCAAGTTGGTTGTTAACGTGCGGCAAATAATTCTTAACTAAAAGACATATTTGTCGGGTTGTTCCCTGAACTAGGCATGAGTGTTATGGAAAATCGACAAATAATTATGAACATACCAAGCGTTCTTGAATGATACAAGTAAAAGGAGTTTGGGACCTTATACTCtgtgaaaagaaatttgtattatatattttttagttttaaaataaatgacaTTCCATTTGGAAaaacttaagtgttgattaacgcgCTTATTTGTTATTGACaacatattatttgatttgcatatTTGATCTATAAATTTGATGTAATTAGCGTTACTTATTTTTAAAGCACTGTCAACATGTGTGCCGTGCCATTACTTAAGTCTAAAGTATGGATTCCAATTGCACTGTTCAAATGAACACTGACTTGGGGTAGATATTGAgttatttacaaaattgccaCAGCCTCTTCACTGCCGTTCAGAttggaaattttaatttgtttacgAAAGGGAAATATTATTGGCACTTctaaaatctcattctacatccttcataagtgtatttttcttttctaatataaaaattttaaagtgtagaatgagatattttgaaaaatgttaccGCTTTGCACAGTGGAAGGGTGCATACgttaaaaaatctcattctacattcttcataagtgtatttttcttttctaatatagaaagtttgaagtgtagaatgaaatattttgaaaaaatatCACTGCTTTGCACAGTAGAAGGGCGCACATGccaaaaaatcttattctacatttttcataagtgtattttttttttaatataaaaggtTTGAAGTGTATAGTGagatattttgaaaaatatcgCCGCTTTGCACAGTGAAGGCGCACACGCGTTGATCATCGTGGATTGCTTCGACTGCTTTTCCATCTGTTTCCATGCCCCTTTCTTTCCCTTCATCAAATCCCCCCATCTCTCCCTTTTCTCGGCAGTACATTCCTGTTACGTTCCTCCGCTTTCCGAATTTTTTTGCTACGATTCTGGCGAAGGCCGTGTCGAAGCTGGTAAAAAACGATTCCTCAGTGCCTCAGGTAACTTCTATACGGTTTTCCCAACATTAGATCGTTTCCAAATCCGATCAGTGTTCTTCAATCATGTTGTGTTCGTCTGTTTTTAATCGTTGGTGCAGGTTCTTGACTATTTTCAAGGTATGTGGCTGTGAGCGCACTTCAGAGGCCGGTTCGACATTCCGTTGTTTGTGAGGTCGCCACGAAGAAGCCCGACTCTGCTGTGAAGAGAGCTCGGCAGGCCGAAAAGAGGAGGACTTACAACAAATCCCGGAAATCCGAAATCAAAACCCGGATGAAGAAGGTACTTCTCTTTTCGGCAAGTTAATTTGATTTTAACTGAGGATGGAGAAACCCTGCAAACATTTGCACCAGGCTCCTCTTTTGGATAGCCACTGCAAATAAGGACACGAGGAATTTCTTTGAAGAAGAGAATATGAGGAGCATATATTCCTAAAATTTATGCCGTTTTCGAGCTATAATTTTAGAAAAAGAGTAGAATTTAGTGATTAAGGGTATATTAATATTTTCGTATCaacttttaattataattatcataaatttaaggttttaaaGTGGTGGCTATAATTTTATTTGGGGTCCAaattttggttagttttccaAATTCCTATAAAATAAAAGTGTCTGAGAGAGGGGCAGAGACTTGGTGAAAAGAAGCTATAGAATGGCAACGGTAGTgaaaaggaaagatgagagaattcTGACAAGGCTGGCAGATGAGTTCGAACAACTGGCCGCTCAGCTGAACTCTCCGGCACCGATCACCATGGAAATTGGCAAGTTCACCCAAGCCTGTCGTCTCGTTTCTCCTCTCATTCGACACTTAGGCGTCGCTATGAAGTTCGCCGACATAGAGTACTCTGATATGGTATTATTCATCTCTTAAACTTGAGAGTTTGATGCTTTTTGGTGATGGAGATATTTAGGTTGCAAACTTGTCATTGTCTTCTacatttgaattaaatttcaaaagtttgATGTAAAACTTGGGTGTTCTTTAGGGTTCGGTGGATTGTGATTGATGAGTGCTTTGATTTCTTTGGTGCATTTCAGTCATGGGAAATATACGCATGATTAAATCAGTTActcatttttaaataaataataaaattagaagATACTATAACGACAATAAAAGGGgaccaaattttattttatatacatCCTTATTGTTTATTAAGTGTTCCTCAACTATATAATTGATTTGCTCATATTTCCTTTTGATTTAAtggattttctttttataaaaaattattattattaatgggAGGGAGAGGGTtttaaactattacaataatttaggagagggagagaatgggtggaAACCTAACACCATATACACTAAGATATTGAACCACATGCTGATTTAATGGTTTCAGCTAATTTAATTTCTTAGAGCAACTTCCTGTGCAAGGATGTAAAATTGAGAATGTAAATGAACATTTTATAACTCTAGACATGTTTTGCTGTAGTAGGAGAATATAAATTTCATGATGAAAATGAAATGCATCTAACtttttttgttattgattttttttttttaaatttaatgtgATGAATATTTTATTCATTGcgttaaaataataaaaggaagGCAAAAATACTAAATAAAAAACTCAATTATATAACTTCCTAAATATTTCTTATTATTCTTATGCATGAGATctaaaaattacttttttttttttttttacatcttcTGGTGAGGGTGAGtaattttgatattgaaattcaGCTGCACTGaatttcaaatatatttttaagttaCATAATACACATTCTAAGACATTTTACATATTTCAAAGATGatcttaattatttatatttttcttttgattttgttcatATATACTTCCCTTTGATGTGAGtgtttctttggttttttttttttttttttttttctaattaaattttgGTTAATGTGGTGGTTGCCAGGTTAGTGAAATTGAAAAGGCAGGAATGTCAGTTAATACCCTAGAAGATTTGCTTGACCGGGAAATACAACAGAATACCATTAAGCGCCATAGTAGTGGTTCGAGAATTCTCATCAGAGTGAAACGTTCACTTGAGATGTTTAAGATAATATTCGAGCAAACTATGGCCTCAAGGTTTTACTTATCTCAAACCTAGCCTCGATCTTCTCTGAATTCACTATTTCGTTAACATGTCTAAAATAATTTTCGTTTGCAAATGCACTTTCATCTTAAGTGTGCTTCTATGTCCACTCATATGTTCTATTTCTCATATCCACTTAATTTATATTTCTGTTcatcatgaattttttttaatatttaatattaattaagtgtttttaaaatgactaaaagcacttttaatgaaagtttttttgggtttcaagagcacttaaagtgctttttgcaaGAAGTATCAATTAGGTGATATTTGTAGGGAGCACTTCAAATGCATTTTCGggatttacttgtatttttactaaggattggtttcaaaagTACTCTCAACAAActcatttttagtcattttaaaattacttccaaacgagctcaTAAACTCCTCGTTCTAAACTCGTGATATCCATTATACCAtgacttaaatattctacttaAGGCACATAATTATTTATTGACTAatctttgaattaattattCACAAAAGAGCAAACCCTAAATCAATGACTGCTATCTCTAATTTTTGTATGTCTCTATAATTTTGCAGCTAGCTGTTATTTTACTATCACAGATTCAATTACTTATAACTTGAATTTCTTTTTTACGTGGGCAGCGGAAATTCAATCATGGATCCGGTTAAGACAGCATATAAACAAGTTTTTTACCCCTACCACGGATGGGCCACCAGAAAGGCTGTTGCGGGAGCACTGCACACCCTTCCTACAAAGTCACTGTTCTTGAAAAGGCTAAAATTAGATGGTAAGACTATTCTTGTATGTAACTCATCATTGTCATATTATCTGCTTCCAAACCAGGCTTCTAGCAGACTAGCTCATATCTATTGACATTAGGCTAGAGATTTGGGATTGATAGGTTTGACTGCTCATGGTAGCGGTAGCTACCGTGGCCGGTTGCAGGTTCTTACGTTCAGATATTGAGCATATATAATTAACATGAATTTACTATGAATGCTATATGTACATGGGTATTTTAGGGTTGGATTTGATGGTTACACAGTTTGTTTGGTATTCTATTTTATCAGAGGCATCGacttttgttttgatgcaaaggACAGTTACTGCACTGGATCTTCTAATACGCTACATGGACAACTTATTCCATTCAAGGGAGTCAGCTCAAGAGTTTCTACGCTTGATTTGATTGATTTCCATCTTTCACACGTACGCATGCATTTTTACAAATGTGCTTTGATTTCCGTGTTTCATATGTATACTATGATCGAATATCAGTGTGAACCTTATAAGTATTGTTATTCGATTTGGTTATAGTTAcgataattttcctttttccattGCCTGCTATTCTATGCTTCCTGTACtgttggtaaacttttttgaaCTAGAAGGTCTGGAGAGTTTGAAGCGTGGTAAAAACTCAAAAGATGCGCCACTAGTAAGCTACTAAACCCCACCGCTTGAGCTTGTGCAATTAAGCCGAGCCGAGCCAAAGTCCGAGAACCCAGCAGAGATCAGAACGACATCCCGTACCTTGATCTCTTCGTCCTTTTCATCGCACCTATGAGATTTTACGGCAATATCATTTGATCTTTTTGGCCTAAACTGCGGTGTCATTCTACCTCCTAGCACCTAGGCGACACCTAGGCCGAGAACCCAGCAGAGATCGACGCGACATTGTTTGGATGTCTTTCACCCATTGCCTCGATCTCTCCATCCTTTTCGTCGCACCCGTGTGATTTTATGGCAAGATCATTTGATCTCGA is from Pyrus communis chromosome 10, drPyrComm1.1, whole genome shotgun sequence and encodes:
- the LOC137748966 gene encoding accelerated cell death 11-like encodes the protein MATVVKRKDERILTRLADEFEQLAAQLNSPAPITMEIGKFTQACRLVSPLIRHLGVAMKFADIEYSDMVSEIEKAGMSVNTLEDLLDREIQQNTIKRHSSGSRILIRVKRSLEMFKIIFEQTMASSGNSIMDPVKTAYKQVFYPYHGWATRKAVAGALHTLPTKSLFLKRLKLDEASTFVLMQRTVTALDLLIRYMDNLFHSRESAQEFLRLI
- the LOC137748057 gene encoding subtilisin-like protease SBT4.6, producing MAKRGDLLVSYALSIIFILVVSLPCEAVDHGDRKTYIVYLGSLPKDDVFSPLSHHIGILERVTDSSSASNLLVRSYKRSFNGFAAKLTDRERERLAKMKEVVSVFPSTIYKLQTTRSWEFLGFNEKLKRNPTVESNVIVGVIDTGIWPESESFSDEGFGPAPKKWKGVCKGGKNFTCNKKIIGARFYVGSSARDEIGHGSHTASTVAGIPVKGVSFYGLAHGTATGGVPSARIAEYKVCGSNECATDKILAAFDDAIADGVDIITISIGDSIVVPFDQDPIAIGAFHALEKGILTSQSAGNDGPYMGTVSSVAPWILTVAASSIDRHIIDKVVLGNGRTLVGNSVNAFDLNGTSFPLIEGKDASSECGDCDEGCLDPNLVKGKIVVRRWPIGIIEARRVGAIGAVTDSTIPDVSPIVPLPAACFRSKDFDVVKSYVNSTGKPRAKLLKSEVIKDLAAPAVASFSSRGPNRILFEIIKPDITAPGVDILAAYSPVAPVTESFEDRRHVKYSFLSGTSMACPHAAGVAAYIKTFHPNWSPAAIKSSIMTTAGPANGTDDSYTPGVFSYGSGQINPLKALNPGLVYETSKDDYIKLLCSILDESKVRLISGDKRPCPAKNDKISAKDLNYPSMAVNILAETSFSIQFQRTVKNVGHANSIYKAKTISKPGINIKVVPQVLSFKSLNEKKTFNLTVFGRSIPLLTRVSASLVWTDGTHSVRSPILVSATNYSS